A single genomic interval of Alligator mississippiensis isolate rAllMis1 chromosome 15, rAllMis1, whole genome shotgun sequence harbors:
- the LOC106737624 gene encoding oocyte zinc finger protein XlCOF6 isoform X3 — translation MLINVPVRRQPAGALPLPPDAGTLRTAEEQPPKDRPVTLELLRPFPGRSGERGPLTPELGQVHKKQGRHPQQGENMAVSKLPEAFEDVAVYFTRKEWELLEAGDKGLYQDQMLRNYQALVSLGLQGPAPDLICRMQLGEMELWVCDDEEAGESSLSEDFSPGAGTLSSAEEQPPEDEPGNLELLRLFPGRFGEKEPLTPEPGQIHEKQGKCSQQRENVAVSKILEAFEDVAVFFTREEWELLEAGDKGLYQNQMLRNYQALVSLGLQGPAPDLICRMQLGEMELWVCDDEEAGESLLSEDFSPADAETLGTHLCLECGESFVSPSKLRVHQDVHSGEQLYRCTECKSFTRWDHLQNHTCVHVDEKPFYCLHCGKSFTKSSKLMQHQHMHTEEKQVSCSQYRKSFTQSSKLTKHLCVHTGEKPFSCSQCGKSFTQSSKLTKHLRVHTGEKPFSCSQCGKSFTQSSKLTKHLRVHTGEKPFSCSQCGKNFTQSYTLTRHLRVHSGEKLYSCCDCGKSFTRRDHLHGHMRVHTGEKPFSCTQCEKSFSDSSTLAYHLRVHMGEKPFCCSECGKSFTSRSKLTNHLLVHTGEKPFSCSQCGKSFNRKSRLTDHLNVHTGKKPFFCSQCGKSYTHSFSLSIHLRLHTGEKRFSCSQCGKNFMQSSNLTSHIRVHTGEKPFSCSQCGKSFSQNSSLKHHLCVHTGEKPFSCSQCGKTFTKRSSLMNHLCVHKG, via the exons ATGTTGATCAATGTTCCAGTGAGGCGACAACCTGCGggtgctcttcctctcccaccagATGCAGGGACCCTGCGCACAGCTGAGGAGCAACCTCCTAAGGACAGGCCTGTAACCCTGGAGCTGCTGAGGCCATTCCCAGGAAGATCTGGGGAGAGGGGACCCCTGACACCTGAGCTGGGCCAAGTGCATAAGAAGCAGGGCAGGCACCCACAGCAGGGAGAGAACATGGCTGTGAGCAAG ctcccagaggccttTGAGGACGTGGCCGTGTATTTTacacggaaggagtgggagctgctggaagctggagacaaGGGtctttaccaggaccagatgctgaggaattaccAAGCCCTTGTTTCCCTAG GATTGCAAGGTCCTGCACCAGACTTAATCTGCCGCATGCAGCTAGGGGAgatggagctctgggtctgtgatgatgaggaaGCTGGAGAAAGCTCATTGTCTGAGGACTTCTCCCCAG GTGCAGGGACCCTGAGCTCAgctgaggagcagcctcctgaGGACGAGCCTGGAAACCTGGAGCTGCTGAGGCTATTCCCAGGAAGATTTGGGGAGAAGGAACCCCTGACACCTGAGCCAGGCCAAATTCATGAGAAGCAGGGCAAATGTTCACAGCAGAGAGAAAACGTGGCCGTGAGCAAG ATCCTGGAGGCctttgaggacgtggctgtgtTTTTCAcgcgggaggagtgggagctccTGGAAGCTGGAGACAAGGGTCTttaccagaaccagatgctgaggaattaccAAGCCCTTGTTTCCCTGG GATTGCAAGGTCCTGCACCAGACTTAATCTGCCGCATGCAGCTAGGGGAgatggagctctgggtctgtgatgatgaggaaGCTGGAGAAAGCTTATTGTCTGAGGACTTTTCCCCAG CAGATGCTGAGACTCTGGGCACACACCTCTGCCTGGAGTGTGGGGAGAGCTTTGTCTCCCCAAGCAAACTCCGAGTGCATCAGGATGTACATTCAGGGGAGCAGCTGTACCGCTGTACCGAGTGCAAGAGCTTCACCAGATGGGATCACCTCCAAAACCATACTTGTGTCCATGTGGATGAGAAGCCATTCTACTGCCTACactgtgggaagagtttcaccaagagctccaagctcatgcagcaccagcacatgcacacagaggagAAGCAAGTCTCCTGCAGCCAGTAtaggaagagcttcacccagagCTCCAAACTCACCAAGcacctgtgtgtgcacacaggggagaaacccttctcctgcagccagtgtgggaagagcttcacccagagCTCCAAACTCACCAAGCACCTGcgtgtgcacacaggggagaaacccttctcctgcagccagtgtgggaagagcttcacccagagCTCCAAACTCACTAAGCACCTGcgtgtgcacacaggggagaaacccttctcctgcagccagtgtgggAAGAACTTTACGCAGAGCTACACACTCACCAGGCACCTGCGTGTGCACTCCGGGGAGAAACTGTACTCCTGCTGTGACTGCGGAAAGAGCTTCACCAGGCGGGACCATCTACATGGCCATATGcgtgtgcacacaggggagaagccattctCTTGCACTCAGTGTGAGAAGAGCTTCAGTGACAGCTCAACGCTCGCGTATCACTTGCGTGTTCACATGGGTGAGAAGCCATTCTGCTGTagtgagtgtgggaagagcttcaccagcaGATCCAAACTCACCAATCACCTGCTcgtgcacacgggggagaaacccttctcctgcagccagtgcgggaagagctttAACAGGAAGTCCAGGCTCACAGACCACCTGAACGTGCACACAGGGAAGAAGCCATTCTTTTGCagccagtgtgggaagagctacaCTCACAGCTTCAGTCTCAGCATTCATCTGCGCCTGCACACGGGTGAAAAACgcttctcctgcagccagtgtgggAAGAACTTCATGCAGAGCTCCAATCTCACCAGTCACATAcgtgtgcacacaggggagaagcccttCTCTTGCagccagtgtgggaagagcttttcTCAGAACTCTAGCCTCAAACATCACCTGTGTGtacacacgggggagaagccttTCTCTTGTAGCCAGTGTGGGAAGACCTTCACCAAGAGATCGTCGCTCATGAACCACCTGTGCGTGCACAAGGGGTAG
- the LOC106737624 gene encoding oocyte zinc finger protein XlCOF6 isoform X1 → MLINVPVRRQPAGALPLPPDAGTLRTAEEQPPKDRPVTLELLRPFPGRSGERGPLTPELGQVHKKQGRHPQQGENMAVSKLPEAFEDVAVYFTRKEWELLEAGDKGLYQDQMLRNYQALVSLGLQGPAPDLICRMQLGEMELWVCDDEEAGESSLSEDFSPAGAGTLSSAEEQPPEDEPGNLELLRLFPGRFGEKEPLTPEPGQIHEKQGKCSQQRENVAVSKILEAFEDVAVFFTREEWELLEAGDKGLYQNQMLRNYQALVSLGLQGPAPDLICRMQLGEMELWVCDDEEAGESLLSEDFSPADAETLGTHLCLECGESFVSPSKLRVHQDVHSGEQLYRCTECKSFTRWDHLQNHTCVHVDEKPFYCLHCGKSFTKSSKLMQHQHMHTEEKQVSCSQYRKSFTQSSKLTKHLCVHTGEKPFSCSQCGKSFTQSSKLTKHLRVHTGEKPFSCSQCGKSFTQSSKLTKHLRVHTGEKPFSCSQCGKNFTQSYTLTRHLRVHSGEKLYSCCDCGKSFTRRDHLHGHMRVHTGEKPFSCTQCEKSFSDSSTLAYHLRVHMGEKPFCCSECGKSFTSRSKLTNHLLVHTGEKPFSCSQCGKSFNRKSRLTDHLNVHTGKKPFFCSQCGKSYTHSFSLSIHLRLHTGEKRFSCSQCGKNFMQSSNLTSHIRVHTGEKPFSCSQCGKSFSQNSSLKHHLCVHTGEKPFSCSQCGKTFTKRSSLMNHLCVHKG, encoded by the exons ATGTTGATCAATGTTCCAGTGAGGCGACAACCTGCGggtgctcttcctctcccaccagATGCAGGGACCCTGCGCACAGCTGAGGAGCAACCTCCTAAGGACAGGCCTGTAACCCTGGAGCTGCTGAGGCCATTCCCAGGAAGATCTGGGGAGAGGGGACCCCTGACACCTGAGCTGGGCCAAGTGCATAAGAAGCAGGGCAGGCACCCACAGCAGGGAGAGAACATGGCTGTGAGCAAG ctcccagaggccttTGAGGACGTGGCCGTGTATTTTacacggaaggagtgggagctgctggaagctggagacaaGGGtctttaccaggaccagatgctgaggaattaccAAGCCCTTGTTTCCCTAG GATTGCAAGGTCCTGCACCAGACTTAATCTGCCGCATGCAGCTAGGGGAgatggagctctgggtctgtgatgatgaggaaGCTGGAGAAAGCTCATTGTCTGAGGACTTCTCCCCAG CAGGTGCAGGGACCCTGAGCTCAgctgaggagcagcctcctgaGGACGAGCCTGGAAACCTGGAGCTGCTGAGGCTATTCCCAGGAAGATTTGGGGAGAAGGAACCCCTGACACCTGAGCCAGGCCAAATTCATGAGAAGCAGGGCAAATGTTCACAGCAGAGAGAAAACGTGGCCGTGAGCAAG ATCCTGGAGGCctttgaggacgtggctgtgtTTTTCAcgcgggaggagtgggagctccTGGAAGCTGGAGACAAGGGTCTttaccagaaccagatgctgaggaattaccAAGCCCTTGTTTCCCTGG GATTGCAAGGTCCTGCACCAGACTTAATCTGCCGCATGCAGCTAGGGGAgatggagctctgggtctgtgatgatgaggaaGCTGGAGAAAGCTTATTGTCTGAGGACTTTTCCCCAG CAGATGCTGAGACTCTGGGCACACACCTCTGCCTGGAGTGTGGGGAGAGCTTTGTCTCCCCAAGCAAACTCCGAGTGCATCAGGATGTACATTCAGGGGAGCAGCTGTACCGCTGTACCGAGTGCAAGAGCTTCACCAGATGGGATCACCTCCAAAACCATACTTGTGTCCATGTGGATGAGAAGCCATTCTACTGCCTACactgtgggaagagtttcaccaagagctccaagctcatgcagcaccagcacatgcacacagaggagAAGCAAGTCTCCTGCAGCCAGTAtaggaagagcttcacccagagCTCCAAACTCACCAAGcacctgtgtgtgcacacaggggagaaacccttctcctgcagccagtgtgggaagagcttcacccagagCTCCAAACTCACCAAGCACCTGcgtgtgcacacaggggagaaacccttctcctgcagccagtgtgggaagagcttcacccagagCTCCAAACTCACTAAGCACCTGcgtgtgcacacaggggagaaacccttctcctgcagccagtgtgggAAGAACTTTACGCAGAGCTACACACTCACCAGGCACCTGCGTGTGCACTCCGGGGAGAAACTGTACTCCTGCTGTGACTGCGGAAAGAGCTTCACCAGGCGGGACCATCTACATGGCCATATGcgtgtgcacacaggggagaagccattctCTTGCACTCAGTGTGAGAAGAGCTTCAGTGACAGCTCAACGCTCGCGTATCACTTGCGTGTTCACATGGGTGAGAAGCCATTCTGCTGTagtgagtgtgggaagagcttcaccagcaGATCCAAACTCACCAATCACCTGCTcgtgcacacgggggagaaacccttctcctgcagccagtgcgggaagagctttAACAGGAAGTCCAGGCTCACAGACCACCTGAACGTGCACACAGGGAAGAAGCCATTCTTTTGCagccagtgtgggaagagctacaCTCACAGCTTCAGTCTCAGCATTCATCTGCGCCTGCACACGGGTGAAAAACgcttctcctgcagccagtgtgggAAGAACTTCATGCAGAGCTCCAATCTCACCAGTCACATAcgtgtgcacacaggggagaagcccttCTCTTGCagccagtgtgggaagagcttttcTCAGAACTCTAGCCTCAAACATCACCTGTGTGtacacacgggggagaagccttTCTCTTGTAGCCAGTGTGGGAAGACCTTCACCAAGAGATCGTCGCTCATGAACCACCTGTGCGTGCACAAGGGGTAG
- the LOC106737624 gene encoding oocyte zinc finger protein XlCOF6 isoform X2 encodes MLINVPVRRQPAGALPLPPDAGTLRTAEEQPPKDRPVTLELLRPFPGRSGERGPLTPELGQVHKKQGRHPQQGENMAVSKLPEAFEDVAVYFTRKEWELLEAGDKGLYQDQMLRNYQALVSLGLQGPAPDLICRMQLGEMELWVCDDEEAGESSLSEDFSPAGAGTLSSAEEQPPEDEPGNLELLRLFPGRFGEKEPLTPEPGQIHEKQGKCSQQRENVAVSKILEAFEDVAVFFTREEWELLEAGDKGLYQNQMLRNYQALVSLGLQGPAPDLICRMQLGEMELWVCDDEEAGESLLSEDFSPDAETLGTHLCLECGESFVSPSKLRVHQDVHSGEQLYRCTECKSFTRWDHLQNHTCVHVDEKPFYCLHCGKSFTKSSKLMQHQHMHTEEKQVSCSQYRKSFTQSSKLTKHLCVHTGEKPFSCSQCGKSFTQSSKLTKHLRVHTGEKPFSCSQCGKSFTQSSKLTKHLRVHTGEKPFSCSQCGKNFTQSYTLTRHLRVHSGEKLYSCCDCGKSFTRRDHLHGHMRVHTGEKPFSCTQCEKSFSDSSTLAYHLRVHMGEKPFCCSECGKSFTSRSKLTNHLLVHTGEKPFSCSQCGKSFNRKSRLTDHLNVHTGKKPFFCSQCGKSYTHSFSLSIHLRLHTGEKRFSCSQCGKNFMQSSNLTSHIRVHTGEKPFSCSQCGKSFSQNSSLKHHLCVHTGEKPFSCSQCGKTFTKRSSLMNHLCVHKG; translated from the exons ATGTTGATCAATGTTCCAGTGAGGCGACAACCTGCGggtgctcttcctctcccaccagATGCAGGGACCCTGCGCACAGCTGAGGAGCAACCTCCTAAGGACAGGCCTGTAACCCTGGAGCTGCTGAGGCCATTCCCAGGAAGATCTGGGGAGAGGGGACCCCTGACACCTGAGCTGGGCCAAGTGCATAAGAAGCAGGGCAGGCACCCACAGCAGGGAGAGAACATGGCTGTGAGCAAG ctcccagaggccttTGAGGACGTGGCCGTGTATTTTacacggaaggagtgggagctgctggaagctggagacaaGGGtctttaccaggaccagatgctgaggaattaccAAGCCCTTGTTTCCCTAG GATTGCAAGGTCCTGCACCAGACTTAATCTGCCGCATGCAGCTAGGGGAgatggagctctgggtctgtgatgatgaggaaGCTGGAGAAAGCTCATTGTCTGAGGACTTCTCCCCAG CAGGTGCAGGGACCCTGAGCTCAgctgaggagcagcctcctgaGGACGAGCCTGGAAACCTGGAGCTGCTGAGGCTATTCCCAGGAAGATTTGGGGAGAAGGAACCCCTGACACCTGAGCCAGGCCAAATTCATGAGAAGCAGGGCAAATGTTCACAGCAGAGAGAAAACGTGGCCGTGAGCAAG ATCCTGGAGGCctttgaggacgtggctgtgtTTTTCAcgcgggaggagtgggagctccTGGAAGCTGGAGACAAGGGTCTttaccagaaccagatgctgaggaattaccAAGCCCTTGTTTCCCTGG GATTGCAAGGTCCTGCACCAGACTTAATCTGCCGCATGCAGCTAGGGGAgatggagctctgggtctgtgatgatgaggaaGCTGGAGAAAGCTTATTGTCTGAGGACTTTTCCCCAG ATGCTGAGACTCTGGGCACACACCTCTGCCTGGAGTGTGGGGAGAGCTTTGTCTCCCCAAGCAAACTCCGAGTGCATCAGGATGTACATTCAGGGGAGCAGCTGTACCGCTGTACCGAGTGCAAGAGCTTCACCAGATGGGATCACCTCCAAAACCATACTTGTGTCCATGTGGATGAGAAGCCATTCTACTGCCTACactgtgggaagagtttcaccaagagctccaagctcatgcagcaccagcacatgcacacagaggagAAGCAAGTCTCCTGCAGCCAGTAtaggaagagcttcacccagagCTCCAAACTCACCAAGcacctgtgtgtgcacacaggggagaaacccttctcctgcagccagtgtgggaagagcttcacccagagCTCCAAACTCACCAAGCACCTGcgtgtgcacacaggggagaaacccttctcctgcagccagtgtgggaagagcttcacccagagCTCCAAACTCACTAAGCACCTGcgtgtgcacacaggggagaaacccttctcctgcagccagtgtgggAAGAACTTTACGCAGAGCTACACACTCACCAGGCACCTGCGTGTGCACTCCGGGGAGAAACTGTACTCCTGCTGTGACTGCGGAAAGAGCTTCACCAGGCGGGACCATCTACATGGCCATATGcgtgtgcacacaggggagaagccattctCTTGCACTCAGTGTGAGAAGAGCTTCAGTGACAGCTCAACGCTCGCGTATCACTTGCGTGTTCACATGGGTGAGAAGCCATTCTGCTGTagtgagtgtgggaagagcttcaccagcaGATCCAAACTCACCAATCACCTGCTcgtgcacacgggggagaaacccttctcctgcagccagtgcgggaagagctttAACAGGAAGTCCAGGCTCACAGACCACCTGAACGTGCACACAGGGAAGAAGCCATTCTTTTGCagccagtgtgggaagagctacaCTCACAGCTTCAGTCTCAGCATTCATCTGCGCCTGCACACGGGTGAAAAACgcttctcctgcagccagtgtgggAAGAACTTCATGCAGAGCTCCAATCTCACCAGTCACATAcgtgtgcacacaggggagaagcccttCTCTTGCagccagtgtgggaagagcttttcTCAGAACTCTAGCCTCAAACATCACCTGTGTGtacacacgggggagaagccttTCTCTTGTAGCCAGTGTGGGAAGACCTTCACCAAGAGATCGTCGCTCATGAACCACCTGTGCGTGCACAAGGGGTAG
- the LOC106737624 gene encoding oocyte zinc finger protein XlCOF6 isoform X4, with protein sequence MLINVPVRRQPAGALPLPPDAGTLRTAEEQPPKDRPVTLELLRPFPGRSGERGPLTPELGQVHKKQGRHPQQGENMAVSKLPEAFEDVAVYFTRKEWELLEAGDKGLYQDQMLRNYQALVSLAGAGTLSSAEEQPPEDEPGNLELLRLFPGRFGEKEPLTPEPGQIHEKQGKCSQQRENVAVSKILEAFEDVAVFFTREEWELLEAGDKGLYQNQMLRNYQALVSLGLQGPAPDLICRMQLGEMELWVCDDEEAGESLLSEDFSPADAETLGTHLCLECGESFVSPSKLRVHQDVHSGEQLYRCTECKSFTRWDHLQNHTCVHVDEKPFYCLHCGKSFTKSSKLMQHQHMHTEEKQVSCSQYRKSFTQSSKLTKHLCVHTGEKPFSCSQCGKSFTQSSKLTKHLRVHTGEKPFSCSQCGKSFTQSSKLTKHLRVHTGEKPFSCSQCGKNFTQSYTLTRHLRVHSGEKLYSCCDCGKSFTRRDHLHGHMRVHTGEKPFSCTQCEKSFSDSSTLAYHLRVHMGEKPFCCSECGKSFTSRSKLTNHLLVHTGEKPFSCSQCGKSFNRKSRLTDHLNVHTGKKPFFCSQCGKSYTHSFSLSIHLRLHTGEKRFSCSQCGKNFMQSSNLTSHIRVHTGEKPFSCSQCGKSFSQNSSLKHHLCVHTGEKPFSCSQCGKTFTKRSSLMNHLCVHKG encoded by the exons ATGTTGATCAATGTTCCAGTGAGGCGACAACCTGCGggtgctcttcctctcccaccagATGCAGGGACCCTGCGCACAGCTGAGGAGCAACCTCCTAAGGACAGGCCTGTAACCCTGGAGCTGCTGAGGCCATTCCCAGGAAGATCTGGGGAGAGGGGACCCCTGACACCTGAGCTGGGCCAAGTGCATAAGAAGCAGGGCAGGCACCCACAGCAGGGAGAGAACATGGCTGTGAGCAAG ctcccagaggccttTGAGGACGTGGCCGTGTATTTTacacggaaggagtgggagctgctggaagctggagacaaGGGtctttaccaggaccagatgctgaggaattaccAAGCCCTTGTTTCCCTAG CAGGTGCAGGGACCCTGAGCTCAgctgaggagcagcctcctgaGGACGAGCCTGGAAACCTGGAGCTGCTGAGGCTATTCCCAGGAAGATTTGGGGAGAAGGAACCCCTGACACCTGAGCCAGGCCAAATTCATGAGAAGCAGGGCAAATGTTCACAGCAGAGAGAAAACGTGGCCGTGAGCAAG ATCCTGGAGGCctttgaggacgtggctgtgtTTTTCAcgcgggaggagtgggagctccTGGAAGCTGGAGACAAGGGTCTttaccagaaccagatgctgaggaattaccAAGCCCTTGTTTCCCTGG GATTGCAAGGTCCTGCACCAGACTTAATCTGCCGCATGCAGCTAGGGGAgatggagctctgggtctgtgatgatgaggaaGCTGGAGAAAGCTTATTGTCTGAGGACTTTTCCCCAG CAGATGCTGAGACTCTGGGCACACACCTCTGCCTGGAGTGTGGGGAGAGCTTTGTCTCCCCAAGCAAACTCCGAGTGCATCAGGATGTACATTCAGGGGAGCAGCTGTACCGCTGTACCGAGTGCAAGAGCTTCACCAGATGGGATCACCTCCAAAACCATACTTGTGTCCATGTGGATGAGAAGCCATTCTACTGCCTACactgtgggaagagtttcaccaagagctccaagctcatgcagcaccagcacatgcacacagaggagAAGCAAGTCTCCTGCAGCCAGTAtaggaagagcttcacccagagCTCCAAACTCACCAAGcacctgtgtgtgcacacaggggagaaacccttctcctgcagccagtgtgggaagagcttcacccagagCTCCAAACTCACCAAGCACCTGcgtgtgcacacaggggagaaacccttctcctgcagccagtgtgggaagagcttcacccagagCTCCAAACTCACTAAGCACCTGcgtgtgcacacaggggagaaacccttctcctgcagccagtgtgggAAGAACTTTACGCAGAGCTACACACTCACCAGGCACCTGCGTGTGCACTCCGGGGAGAAACTGTACTCCTGCTGTGACTGCGGAAAGAGCTTCACCAGGCGGGACCATCTACATGGCCATATGcgtgtgcacacaggggagaagccattctCTTGCACTCAGTGTGAGAAGAGCTTCAGTGACAGCTCAACGCTCGCGTATCACTTGCGTGTTCACATGGGTGAGAAGCCATTCTGCTGTagtgagtgtgggaagagcttcaccagcaGATCCAAACTCACCAATCACCTGCTcgtgcacacgggggagaaacccttctcctgcagccagtgcgggaagagctttAACAGGAAGTCCAGGCTCACAGACCACCTGAACGTGCACACAGGGAAGAAGCCATTCTTTTGCagccagtgtgggaagagctacaCTCACAGCTTCAGTCTCAGCATTCATCTGCGCCTGCACACGGGTGAAAAACgcttctcctgcagccagtgtgggAAGAACTTCATGCAGAGCTCCAATCTCACCAGTCACATAcgtgtgcacacaggggagaagcccttCTCTTGCagccagtgtgggaagagcttttcTCAGAACTCTAGCCTCAAACATCACCTGTGTGtacacacgggggagaagccttTCTCTTGTAGCCAGTGTGGGAAGACCTTCACCAAGAGATCGTCGCTCATGAACCACCTGTGCGTGCACAAGGGGTAG
- the LOC106737624 gene encoding gastrula zinc finger protein XlCGF57.1 isoform X5 translates to MAVSKLPEAFEDVAVYFTRKEWELLEAGDKGLYQDQMLRNYQALVSLGLQGPAPDLICRMQLGEMELWVCDDEEAGESSLSEDFSPAGAGTLSSAEEQPPEDEPGNLELLRLFPGRFGEKEPLTPEPGQIHEKQGKCSQQRENVAVSKILEAFEDVAVFFTREEWELLEAGDKGLYQNQMLRNYQALVSLGLQGPAPDLICRMQLGEMELWVCDDEEAGESLLSEDFSPADAETLGTHLCLECGESFVSPSKLRVHQDVHSGEQLYRCTECKSFTRWDHLQNHTCVHVDEKPFYCLHCGKSFTKSSKLMQHQHMHTEEKQVSCSQYRKSFTQSSKLTKHLCVHTGEKPFSCSQCGKSFTQSSKLTKHLRVHTGEKPFSCSQCGKSFTQSSKLTKHLRVHTGEKPFSCSQCGKNFTQSYTLTRHLRVHSGEKLYSCCDCGKSFTRRDHLHGHMRVHTGEKPFSCTQCEKSFSDSSTLAYHLRVHMGEKPFCCSECGKSFTSRSKLTNHLLVHTGEKPFSCSQCGKSFNRKSRLTDHLNVHTGKKPFFCSQCGKSYTHSFSLSIHLRLHTGEKRFSCSQCGKNFMQSSNLTSHIRVHTGEKPFSCSQCGKSFSQNSSLKHHLCVHTGEKPFSCSQCGKTFTKRSSLMNHLCVHKG, encoded by the exons ATGGCTGTGAGCAAG ctcccagaggccttTGAGGACGTGGCCGTGTATTTTacacggaaggagtgggagctgctggaagctggagacaaGGGtctttaccaggaccagatgctgaggaattaccAAGCCCTTGTTTCCCTAG GATTGCAAGGTCCTGCACCAGACTTAATCTGCCGCATGCAGCTAGGGGAgatggagctctgggtctgtgatgatgaggaaGCTGGAGAAAGCTCATTGTCTGAGGACTTCTCCCCAG CAGGTGCAGGGACCCTGAGCTCAgctgaggagcagcctcctgaGGACGAGCCTGGAAACCTGGAGCTGCTGAGGCTATTCCCAGGAAGATTTGGGGAGAAGGAACCCCTGACACCTGAGCCAGGCCAAATTCATGAGAAGCAGGGCAAATGTTCACAGCAGAGAGAAAACGTGGCCGTGAGCAAG ATCCTGGAGGCctttgaggacgtggctgtgtTTTTCAcgcgggaggagtgggagctccTGGAAGCTGGAGACAAGGGTCTttaccagaaccagatgctgaggaattaccAAGCCCTTGTTTCCCTGG GATTGCAAGGTCCTGCACCAGACTTAATCTGCCGCATGCAGCTAGGGGAgatggagctctgggtctgtgatgatgaggaaGCTGGAGAAAGCTTATTGTCTGAGGACTTTTCCCCAG CAGATGCTGAGACTCTGGGCACACACCTCTGCCTGGAGTGTGGGGAGAGCTTTGTCTCCCCAAGCAAACTCCGAGTGCATCAGGATGTACATTCAGGGGAGCAGCTGTACCGCTGTACCGAGTGCAAGAGCTTCACCAGATGGGATCACCTCCAAAACCATACTTGTGTCCATGTGGATGAGAAGCCATTCTACTGCCTACactgtgggaagagtttcaccaagagctccaagctcatgcagcaccagcacatgcacacagaggagAAGCAAGTCTCCTGCAGCCAGTAtaggaagagcttcacccagagCTCCAAACTCACCAAGcacctgtgtgtgcacacaggggagaaacccttctcctgcagccagtgtgggaagagcttcacccagagCTCCAAACTCACCAAGCACCTGcgtgtgcacacaggggagaaacccttctcctgcagccagtgtgggaagagcttcacccagagCTCCAAACTCACTAAGCACCTGcgtgtgcacacaggggagaaacccttctcctgcagccagtgtgggAAGAACTTTACGCAGAGCTACACACTCACCAGGCACCTGCGTGTGCACTCCGGGGAGAAACTGTACTCCTGCTGTGACTGCGGAAAGAGCTTCACCAGGCGGGACCATCTACATGGCCATATGcgtgtgcacacaggggagaagccattctCTTGCACTCAGTGTGAGAAGAGCTTCAGTGACAGCTCAACGCTCGCGTATCACTTGCGTGTTCACATGGGTGAGAAGCCATTCTGCTGTagtgagtgtgggaagagcttcaccagcaGATCCAAACTCACCAATCACCTGCTcgtgcacacgggggagaaacccttctcctgcagccagtgcgggaagagctttAACAGGAAGTCCAGGCTCACAGACCACCTGAACGTGCACACAGGGAAGAAGCCATTCTTTTGCagccagtgtgggaagagctacaCTCACAGCTTCAGTCTCAGCATTCATCTGCGCCTGCACACGGGTGAAAAACgcttctcctgcagccagtgtgggAAGAACTTCATGCAGAGCTCCAATCTCACCAGTCACATAcgtgtgcacacaggggagaagcccttCTCTTGCagccagtgtgggaagagcttttcTCAGAACTCTAGCCTCAAACATCACCTGTGTGtacacacgggggagaagccttTCTCTTGTAGCCAGTGTGGGAAGACCTTCACCAAGAGATCGTCGCTCATGAACCACCTGTGCGTGCACAAGGGGTAG